In Oncorhynchus tshawytscha isolate Ot180627B linkage group LG08, Otsh_v2.0, whole genome shotgun sequence, the genomic window ATGCATATTCATGTATTATTTTGGAACCTCTGAAAACTCCAATCGGCTCCCTTATGCATCTGGCACATACCAAAACAAACAGATTTTATAGCAGCAATGATTACAGTTAAATCATTTACGCCTCTCATTTATTCAGAAAACTCTCACTAAGGCCAGATGATACATGTTTTGCCTCCTTCCCAATACATAAACAACATAAATAAGTGCCTCCCTCCCAATACATAAACAACATAAATAAGTTCCTCCCTCCCAATACATAAACAACATAAATAAGTGCCTCCCTCCCAATACATAAACAACATAAATAAGTTCCTCCCTCCCAATACATAAACAACATAAATAAGTTCCTCCCTCCCAATACATAAACAACATAAATAAGTGCCTCCCTCCCAATACATAAACAACATAAATAAGTGCCTCCCTCCCAATACATAAACAACATAAATAAGTTCCTCCCTCCCAATACATAAACAACATAAATAAGTGCCTCCCTGCCAATACATAAACAACATAAATAAGTGCCTCCCTCCCAATACATAAACAACATAAATAAGTTCCTCCCTCCCAATACATAAACAACATAAATAAGTGCCTCCCTCCCAATACATAAACAACATAAATAAGTTCCTCCCTCCCAATACATAAACAACATAAATAAGTGCCTCCCTCCCAATACATAAACAACATAAATAAGTGCCTCCCTCCCAATACATAAACAACATAAATAAGTGCCTCCCTCCCAATACATAAACAACATAAATAAGTGCCTCCCTCCCAATACATAAACAACATAAATAAGTGCCTCCCTCCCAATACATAAACAACATAAATAAGTGCCTCCCTCCCAATACATAAACAACATAAATAAGTGCCTCCCTCCCAATACATAAACAACATAAATAAGTGCCTCCCTCCCAATACATAAACAACATAAATAAGTGCCTCCCTCCCAATACATAAACAACATAAATAAGTGCCTCCTCCCAATACATAAACAACATAAATAAGTGCCTCCCTCCCAATACATAAACAACATAAATAAGTGCCTCCCTCCCAATACATAAACAACATAAATAAGTTCCTCCCTCCCAATACATAAACAACATAAATAAGTTCCTCCCTCCCAATACATAAACAACATAAATAAGTGCCTCCCTCCCAATACATAAACAACATAAATAAGTGCCTCCCTCCCAATACATAAACAACATAAATAAGTGCCTCCCTCCCAATACATAAACAACATAAATAAGTGCCTCCCTCCCAATACATAAACAACATAAATAAGTGCCTCCCTCCCAATACATAAACAACATAAATAAGTGCCTCCCTCCCAATACATAAACAACATAAATAAGTGCCTCCCTCCCAATACATAAACAACATAAATAAGTGCCTCCTTCCTAACCTACCATAGGCTATTATAAAAAGCTGCTATTTTCAAAATGTACTCTAAAAATGAATACTTCTTTTGCTGGGGCCAAGAGTTTTTTCTTCGCAGTTGTAATGGTTCTGTTCTTGTCAAACCGCATAACAAACACAGAACGACATGCTGCAATGTACAGTCAGAGAATCTCATAAAATGATTCTGAGAATCTTCCATGCAGAGGCCttgacagcagtcacacacacagaggtctatAACCAAAGAAATagaacaacatacatacaaaccgTAGATAACTCTCTAGATTCAGAAAAAGGGAATTACAATATGTTGAGAAGATACACAACCAAATCTAGACTGTAGACCAAGTTTGCAGAAAACACCCAGTGGAAGAGTCCTGCATTCATGGTGGACATTGTGGACTCATAAATCAACAGGTAGCAGATAGGTCAGGTAAGTTAGAGACACAGTGGTCAATGAAAGCCCTATGTATATATTCATAGATGCCTCACGTGGTGATGCAGGATGAAAAGAGGCTGAGTTGAGTTGACCAAATCTGAGTTGACCAAACAGAGGAAATCATTTAAGCTGATTGAACCCTTTCCACTGCTGTCTGTTTAGCATTTGTTGAAAGAGTGCTCCTCCTTACTCTCAGCATGAAGTCTTCTGGCTGACTGATTTTTAACAGTCTCAGTTTTGACCTGGGATGACTGCACCAGCAATGCCTGTCCCATATTTCATAGCTTCTCATTACAGTATTCATGACAACATACAAATCATATCAACTGTCATATTAACAAACTATCCTCCTTTCCACCATCGCAATGTCATACACTGATTCATATAGTTAATACAACTACTTTGTCAATGACAGGAATGTCACAGTTTCAGATTGGATACATATCTCATCATTAATTAAGCACTGAAGTATGTTGAAGGAGACATGGAGACTAGTATGGAAAGAAAACTGCGTGACAACAGACACACGCATGCAAGCACACCCAGTGCCCCCGGCTCGATGGGACTGCCGTGATAGTTCATTAGTCCCCTTCTCTGTATCAAACCCCTAATTGAATTAACTCATCTGCTTTTTAAATCAGGGGGTCCCTCCAGGGGAAAACCAACCACTGAGCCTGGCAGCCCAGCAGGCAGAGATTTCACATGAAACTAGGAACTCCCCAAGGTCAAGCTAAGCATAAATTAGCCCTTTGTTCAGCTGTCAACATTCTGCCGGCTCTATCACGCACTCGTAGTCTTCTCATAAAAGCCTTTCTacatcacacacaacacactcttcCACTACCTAGTTTTAAATTCTCCTCCCCCTAAGCCCCTGGCTCTTTTCTGAGAGGAGACATACTTTATTCCACTATTGATGCTCTGGTATAAGGCCACTGTACTGCAAAGTGCTAGCAAGACATTTAAAGTGAAACGGTTTAGGTAGATACAGGCACTGGTAATGAGACAGTTGTGAGTGAAACaggtgacagtgagacaggagagtGAGACAGCAGAGGCTGGTTGATGTGGTGTGAGCAGGAGTGTTGAGCCTTACCTGTGGCCAACAGTAGccgtgggggaggtgggggaggaggcgggggaggaaggggagggtagCTTCTACACTGACATGCCAGCTGGCAGTGTTCGCTCACTTTCTCAGTTACAGTCTGCGAGCATGACCTCTGGAGTTCACCCttatggacagagacagagagagacagacagagagagcgagagagagacagacagagacagagagagagcgagacagaaaagagagaaataGTTTGACTATTCATTATGCATTCAAAATTAACTTTCATTTTCCACCCCCAAAAGGCATATTTCAGAATAAATCAGCTTTTTTATCAGTAAAAAAGGAGCGCGAGATGAGAGCTTAGAATGTTAATATACTGTAGCATAGCCTACCTGCTGCAATATTCCCCGAGTACTTGTATCAGTGTATATAATGACCTGGACCATTAGTGCTTGGGCATCAGCAAACTAGATCATCATGGTTTGTGGTTTGGAAACAATAGTGCCCAAGATCCTATCCCTCTACTATATTGCTTCCCCAGAAGCTGCATTCATAGATATAAAGGATGGTATCATGTCTACGGCTGCAACCCTCTCCCTCAGAGAAACCACCCACCAACAGAGTGGGTAGCAGGCTGCCCctgaggagtgtgtgtgggtggacttGGAAACTCGAGCAAATCATATTACACATGAACCCTGGCAACATCCCGCGCCTGCATAGCGGCTCACTGCTCTCTGTAGGCAGTATCACGGGCCAGGGGTTAGAATACTCATCCTCAACATAATATTCCAGATGGGAATCTATAGCTCACTCTGTGCTACTTTCCAGGAGTCTGTCGTgttctgcctgcctgtgtgtgtgtgtgtgtgtgtgtgtgtgtgtgtgtgtgtgtgtgtgtgtgtgtgcatgcgttccAATCACCAATAGCCTACTTCACATGAAAACATTGCAACAATTGACTGGGGATTACAGCTGCTTACCACTAAAAACGTATCATAGTTGATGCAATAGTGTGAGGGTGCAGAAAGGAACCAGGCACCTCAATAAACATGGCATTGtgtgtttaaaaatgtatataattgatattacgttaaaaaaatatttgtttaaagGTGACAAGCAGTTCACTCAACCAGGATCAATAGCCAGTATTATCAAAAACACAGTACAGCTCCACTTAGTGTAATAACTCGCCATGTGTAAAATGACAAGAGCGTGTCGGCGCGCACGAACACCATACCTACCTGGCATGAGAGTAAAACCAACGAGAGAATGCAATGACCGAAGAGAAGAGGCCAAAAACTTAAAGTAAATGGTATTAGATCTTGGACCAGCATTCCTCCTGCGCTCTTCTCGAAGACACTAGATAGTGTAGCGAGTAAACAAGCACGGTATGCATAGGATTTGACCGTTTGGGAAATTCTCATTCACCCTATCCAAGTCGGCGGCGATATCTGTGACTGGCGTCTCCAGAATTAGTTTATGCCATATTCATTTTGCTGTTGAATTTACGTTGTCGGTGGCATATGACTGACAAGGAACGCAGGTGACCAAGCAATCCCAATATATAAAGTTATTTCTCTGGGCACTCAAACGTACTCCGAATCACGGCGCTATAGTTCGATGTCCAGCGCTGCGAATCCAACCGACGCTCCCTTACTCCGTGTGATGTGAGAACCGTAGACCGGCCATAGGCTACCTTACATTCTTGCTTGTCAACATGCATGTGTGCAAATACTCAAGCCATCCGAAGTTGAAGCAAACGATGAAGAAATATCCTTACACTTATTGTCCAATACAACTCCCCAAAATAGCTGCAGCCCCTTTACACATTTCCTCAACTTATTTACTAAATATTACTTAAAGGCTATTTACAAATATGTGCAACTCTGGAGAGCAGAGCAAAGGGTTAAAACGATGCATCCCTCTGCCTAAAGACTATAGATTAGGCGGGGAGCCTCACCGTACCATCGCGCATCCAGTGGAGTGCCCTTCCTTCCAGCGCAGTCATATTTTACTGCAAGTAGGCTGTTCTCGAATCGCACGAACGGTAGGAAAAGTTCAACAGACAAGAGACGTTTACCGAGACATGTAGGTCGAAATGTCCAGTATGCAAGACGAATTATATGTTACTAAAATCggtgacactccatttagtatgtgaCATTATGTTAGGTTACATTATTTGACCCGTTTATTTACGTTCGATAAAACAGTAGGTTATTTAAACTAATCTTTAGCCTAACTTTAAACCCTAACCCAGCTAGTGTTAGCGACCTAACTAATGTTAGCATTAGcaacctagccacctagctaatgttagccacaaacAAATTGAATTCATAACACATCATATgtattgcaaattcgtaacatattgtacggattcaatcaaaatcaaattgtattggtaaCATGCTTTGTaaagaacaggtgtagactaacagtgaaatgcttacggtcATTCCTAataatgcagagagagaaaaaagagaaataatAGATAAGTAATTAcaggaggaataaatacacatggAGTAATGGTAACTAGGCTATATAtggcagggtaccagtaccaagtcgatttATAGggatacgaggtaattgaggtagatatgtacatatggtAGGGATAAAGTGATGAGGCAACCTGGACAGATAAtgtaataaacagtagcagcagcatatgtgatgagtcaaaagagggTCAATGTCTGGGCAGCTATTTGGgtgactatttagcagtcttatggcttgggggtagaagctgttcgtTGTCCTGTAGGTGCACCGGTATCActttttttccacctttatttaaccaggtaggctagttgagaacaagttctcatttacaactgcgacctggccaagataaagcaaagcagtgcaacacaaacaacaacacagatttacacaaggttaaacaaacatacagtcaatgatACAATagaataagtctatatacagtgcgtgcaaattaggtaggataagagaggtaaggcaataaataggccatagtggtgaaataattacaatatagcaattaaacactggagtgatacatgtgcagaagatgagtgtggaagtagagatactggggtgcaaaggaggaaaataacagtatggggatgaggtagttggatgggctatttacaaatgggctatgtacaggtacagtgatctgtgagctgctctgacacctggtgcttaaagttagtgagggagacatgagtctccagcttcagtgatttttgcagtttgttccagtcattggcagcagagaactggaaggaaaggcggccaaagtaggaattggctttgggggaaatatacctgctggagcgcgtgctatgggtgggtgctgctatggtgaccagtgagctgagattaggcggggctttacctagcaaagacttatagatgacctggagccagtgggtttggcgatgaatatgaagcgagggccagccaacgagagcatacaggtcacagtggggggtagtatatggggctttggtgacaaaacggatggcactgtgatagactgtatccaatttgctgagtagagtgttggaggctattttgtaaatgacctcgctgaagtcaaggatcggtaggatagtcagttttacgagggtatgtttggcagcatgagtgaagggtgctttgttgcgaaataggaagccgattctagatttaattttggattggatatgcttaatgtgagtctggaaggagagtttacagtctaaccagacacctaggtatttgtagttgtccacatattttgagtcagaaccgtccagagtagtgatgctggatgggcgggcaggtgtgggcagcgatcggttgaagagcatgcatttagttttacttgcatttaagagcagttggaggccacggaaggagagttgtatggcattgaagctcatctggaggttagttaacacagtgtccaaagaaggaccagaagtatacagaatggtgtcgtctgcgtagaggtggatcagagaatcaccagcagcaagagagacatcattgatatatacagagaaaagagtcagcccgagtattgaaccctgtggcacccccatagagactgccagaggtccagacaacaggccctcctatttgacacactgaactctatctgggaagtagttggtgaaccaggcgaggcagtcatttgagaaaccaaggctgttgagtctgccgataagaatgtggtgtttgacagagtcaaaagccttgaccaggtcgatgaatacagctgcacagtatcgtctcttattgatggtggttatgatattttttgcgaccttgagcgtggctgaggtgcacccatgaccagctcggaaatcaGGTTTGCGAAGCGGAGAAGgtcggtgggattcgaaatggtcagtgatctgtttgttaacttggctttcggagaccttagaaaggcagggtctgtagcagttttagtctagagtgtctcccctttgaagaggggatgaccgcagcggctttccaatctttggggatctcagatgatacgaaagagaggttgaaaaggctagtaataggggttgcaacaatatCGGCGGATAATtgtagaaagaaagggtccagattgtctagcccggatgatttgtaggggtccagattttgcagctctttcagaacatcaactatctggatttgggtgaaggagaaatggggaggcttgggcaagttgctgtggggagtggagggctgttgatcggggtagctgcctgtgtatattggttcctaacttccctgaaaagttgcatatcgcgggggctatttgatgctaatgctaatgccACAAGATGTtgttgtgctggtcaagggcagtcaggtctggagtgaaccaagggctatattcattcctggttctacatttattgaacggggcatgcttatttaaaatggtgaggaaagcacatttaaagaataaccaggcaccctctactgacggaatgaggtcaacatccttccaggatacccgggccaggtcgattagaaaggcttgctcgctgaagtgttttaggaagcgtttgacagtgatgaggggtggttgttttaccgcagacccattacgaaCGCAgaaaatgaggcagtgatcgctgagatcctggttgaagacagcagaggtatatttggagggcatattggttaggatgatatctatgaaggtggccgtgtttacggatttggggttgtacctggtaggttcattgataatttgcatgagattgagggcatcaagcttagattgtaggatggccggggtgttaagcatgttccagtttaggtcacctaacagcacaagctcagaagatagatggggggcaatcaattcacatatggtgtccaggacacagctgggggcagaaggtgatCTATAGCAAGCAGCAAAGGTGAGAGACtggtttctggaaaggtggatttttaaaagtagaagctcaaattgtttgggcacagatctGGATAGTAAGACACAACTCTGCagtctatctctgcagtagattgcaactccgccccctttggcagttctatcttgtaggaaaatgttatagttagggatgtaAATGTCAggggttttggtggtcttcctaaaccaggattcagacatggctaggacatctgggttggcagagtgcgccaaagcagtgaataaaacaaacttagggaggaggcttctaatgttaattCAAAACatcagaaatctcataattaaaattcctcaaacatacaagtattttacaacattttaaagataaactggttgttaatcccaccacagtggcTGAcatcaaaaaggctttacgatgaaagcacaccaaacgattatgttaggtctgcacctagtcacagaaaaacacaaccatttttccagccaaagagaggagtcacaaaaagcagaaatagagataaaatgaatcactaacctttgatgatcttcatcagatgacactcataggacttcatgttacacaatacatgtatgttttgttcgataaagttcatatacaaaaatctcagtttacattggcgcgttgaGTAGTtacaaaacatccggtgattttgcagagagccatatcaatttacagaaatactcataataaacattgataaaagatataactattatgcatggaattatagattatacacttctccttaatgcaaccgctgtgtcagatttcaaaaaagctttaccgaaaaaacacaccatgcaataatctgagtacagcgctcagacaacaaatcaagccatacagatatccgtcatgttgtggagtcaacataaataacattataaatattcacttacctttcatgatcttcatcagaatgcactctcaggaatcccagttccacaataaatgtttgatttgttagataaagtccatcatttatgtccaaatacctcatttatgttcgcgcgtttagcccagtaatccaaatttaTGACGTGCAGGccagacaaaaagtcaaaaagttcagttacagttcgtagaaacatgtcaaatgaagtatagaatcaatctttaggatgtttttaacataaatcttcaataatgttccaaccggagaattcctttgtcttcagaaatgcaatggaacgcaagctaactctcacatCAACGTGCATgaccagctcatgccactctgacagaccactgactcattcagctgccattcccccctccttcacagtagaagcatcaaacaaggttctaaagactgttgacatctagtggaagccttaggaagtgcaatttgaccccatagacactgtatattcgataggcaaagagttgaaaaactacaaacctcagattttccacttcctggttggattttttctcaggtttgtGCCTgccatgagttctgttatactcacagacatcattcaaacagattTTGAaagttcagagtgttttctatccaaatctactaataatatgcatatatttgcaactgtgcctgagtagcaggcagtgtACTCTGGGGACCTTATTCATCCAAACTACTCAATACTACCCCCAgcttaacatgcatgaaaccaaggcttttacggttacagaagtcaacaaatgagagcgcctggggaatgggagtggagctgggCACTGCAGGCTGCCTGGTtgaacctctacatcaccagagaaacagaggaggagtaggataagggtacggctaaaggctataagaactggtcgtctagtacgttcggaaaAGAGAGTAAAAGTATCAGGTTTTGCCGTgcagtaacagagagaacagtctataacttttcagcttcctgagggggaagaggtgttgtcatgccttcttcgtgactgtgttggtgtgtgtggaccatgataattccttagtgatgtggacaccgaggaacttgaagctctcaacccgcccCACTACAGCACCAATAAAATGTGGATAtgggtgtgctcggccctccgtctcctgtagtccacgatcagctcctttgtcttgctgatgttgagggataggttgttgtcactgacctcctcccttataagttgtctcatcgtcgtcgatgatcaggccaaccaccgtCATGTCgacatgcttagtcccctcaccATTGCTGCTTGCGGCAATGCAGttgtggttgaacagggagtacaggaggggactaagcatgcacccctgaggggcccctgtgttgaggttcaacatggcagatgtgttattgcctgccctcaccacctggggtaaCCTGTACATGATATAAAGGAAACAGAAACTAAAAAGACAAACGGTTTCAGGAGTTTCTGGGTTTGCTCTTAAGTAATTATAACATTTTCAAAGTAactctagttgcagagggaggtgttcagtcccagggtcctgagtttagtgatgagcttggagggcactatggtgttgaacgctgagctatagtcaatgaacagcattctcacataggtattcgtcttgtccaggtgggagagggcagtgtgaattacaaaagagattgcatcatctgtggatctgttggggcaatatgcaaattggagtgggtccagggtgtctgggatgatgggtTTGATGTGAGCCTGAAGAAAGCACAGCGATGCCGAAACTTTGGTGATTTatccaataaattactgggagtttatatatagtATGTGACTCTATTTTTAtagttgatgtgagccatgaccaacctttcaaagcatttcatggctacagatgcgAATGCTACAGGGCGAGTCATTAAGacaacatatcatacaaattatAATTCGTAACATACCATACGTCCTGCAATTCCTATCATATTGTACAACTGCTATTACATTGGTAGACCAATGTAATGTAACCTAA contains:
- the LOC112256739 gene encoding proline-rich membrane anchor 1-like isoform X2; its protein translation is MRISQTVKSYAYRACLLATLSSVFEKSAGGMLVQDLIPFTLSFWPLLFGHCILSLVLLSCQGELQRSCSQTVTEKVSEHCQLACQCRSYPPLPPPPPPPPPPRLLLATVESPLPLLRPWWMEILVLGTVGCASAVFLLSAMIICYKAIKRKPLRKEENGTSRGEYAMSVRKKKAMGPNNTVV
- the LOC112256739 gene encoding proline-rich membrane anchor 1-like isoform X1 encodes the protein MRISQTVKSYAYRACLLATLSSVFEKSAGGMLVQDLIPFTLSFWPLLFGHCILSLVLLSCQGELQRSCSQTVTEKVSEHCQLACQCRSYPPLPPPPPPPPPPRLLLATVVESPLPLLRPWWMEILVLGTVGCASAVFLLSAMIICYKAIKRKPLRKEENGTSRGEYAMSVRKKKAMGPNNTVV